From a region of the Halorubrum sp. BV1 genome:
- a CDS encoding BolA family protein, with the protein MTIDPAAVEDLIESNVADAVARVTNPRIHDDEDEDAHFAALVVSPAFEGESLVDQHQRVYDAVGDHMTRSVHALEIKTYTPDAYAEHGDGSLDADLRDAGLFPVDEA; encoded by the coding sequence ATGACCATCGATCCGGCAGCGGTCGAAGACCTCATCGAGTCGAACGTCGCGGACGCCGTCGCTCGCGTCACCAATCCGCGTATCCACGACGACGAGGATGAGGACGCGCACTTCGCCGCCCTCGTCGTCTCGCCCGCCTTCGAGGGCGAGTCGCTCGTCGACCAACACCAGCGCGTGTACGACGCCGTCGGCGACCACATGACGCGTTCGGTCCACGCGCTGGAGATAAAGACGTACACGCCCGACGCCTACGCGGAACACGGCGACGGAAGCCTTGACGCCGACCTCCGCGACGCGGGGCTGTTCCCGGTCGACGAGGCCTGA
- a CDS encoding class I SAM-dependent methyltransferase has protein sequence MERFQNTGQPDWDWWGRLWPTPADTLRRLGLERGDRTAEIGCGNGYFALPAARIVDPAPVYAVDLDETLLDELAALAAEQGIDAVVPIRGDARELGSHLPEPVDVALLANAFHGIDDRDAFLAAVSDALAPDGRFVVVNWRTLPRAETTVGGEPRGPPTDLRIGPAETRRVIESATDFRLDREVDLPPYHYGLVFER, from the coding sequence ATGGAACGATTCCAGAACACCGGACAGCCGGACTGGGACTGGTGGGGTCGGCTCTGGCCGACGCCGGCGGACACGCTCCGTCGGCTCGGCCTCGAACGAGGCGACCGCACGGCCGAGATCGGCTGTGGCAACGGCTACTTTGCGCTGCCGGCCGCGCGGATCGTCGACCCCGCACCGGTGTACGCCGTCGACCTCGATGAGACTCTTCTCGACGAACTCGCGGCTCTCGCGGCCGAACAGGGGATAGACGCCGTCGTTCCGATCCGGGGGGATGCCCGCGAACTCGGATCGCATCTCCCGGAGCCGGTCGACGTCGCGTTGCTCGCAAACGCGTTCCACGGGATCGACGACCGCGACGCCTTCCTCGCGGCCGTGAGCGATGCGCTCGCGCCCGACGGTCGGTTCGTCGTGGTCAACTGGCGGACGCTCCCCCGAGCGGAGACGACGGTCGGCGGAGAGCCGCGCGGCCCGCCGACCGACCTCCGGATCGGTCCCGCAGAGACGCGACGCGTCATCGAGTCGGCGACCGACTTCCGGCTCGACCGCGAGGTCGACCTCCCGCCGTATCACTACGGCCTCGTGTTTGAGCGCTAG
- the eif1A gene encoding translation initiation factor eIF-1A, producing MSNGDGDGRNDLRMPDDDEVFAEVIEMLGANRVRVRCADGTERTARIPGRMQKRVWIREDDIVLVEPWDWQDEKADISWRYEKSEAEQLREEGHLQ from the coding sequence ATGAGCAACGGAGACGGCGACGGTCGGAACGACCTCCGGATGCCCGACGACGACGAGGTGTTCGCGGAGGTCATAGAGATGCTCGGCGCGAACCGCGTCAGAGTCCGCTGTGCGGACGGCACGGAGCGGACCGCGCGCATTCCGGGGAGAATGCAAAAGCGCGTCTGGATCCGCGAGGACGACATCGTGCTCGTCGAGCCGTGGGACTGGCAGGACGAGAAGGCCGACATCTCGTGGCGCTACGAGAAGAGCGAGGCCGAACAGCTCCGCGAGGAAGGTCACCTGCAGTGA
- the tmcA gene encoding tRNA(Met) cytidine acetyltransferase TmcA translates to MIATLARRAKRAAEAVNERRVLVLAGDRDTGIDAAYTAVEAALGATEDDVSVVSTREGFRFEEHRPRRADGLLGRTREAVVLDCHEQFVPNALGRCVGAVDGGGLLILVAPALDAWPATRDRFDESLAVPPYALDDVAGRFRERLVDTLRTHSGIAIVSLGDGPEGRNALSRDALSADSVGGGETVSETQPPTAPPDATFPTAAYEACLTADQARAVRAFEPLSTPGNAVVVEADRGRGKSSAAGLAAGALALSGADVLVTAPAAQNAAAVFARARELVSRDGTDDTESSATAAAEATRNLDVPGGGRVRYLPPAEASEMPGRPDVVIVDEAAALPVRLLDRLLDAPSIAFCTTVHGYEGSGRGFAIRFRERLLASRLAVRDVRLDEPIRYARDDPIEAWASHALLLDARPAVEEAVAGAAVADATYRPLDPTELVADETLLGEAFGLLVAAHYRTEPNDLARLLDAPNLLARALVADGRVVAVALLAREGGLDAATRSEMYEGERVRGNMVPDLLTSQLRDEAAAEPRGIRTVRIATHAALRDEGFGSRLLSEIHAEFGSTGGAFEGTDAGVESTDAEFGSTDAAGDGVDYFSVGYGATPRLLRFWRRAGYRTVHLSTVRNDTSGEHSAVMLRPAGEAGAALLDRHADAFRDRERDGLSDAHREVDADVIRGALRACAAPVPIDLTDAEWRSVVGASFGPGTYDTAPGAFRDLALAALIEGDGADDAALDDREERLLVQKVLQGRKAASVADDLGFVSTAACMRALGDAYVPLVERYGTELALAERERFTTE, encoded by the coding sequence ATGATCGCGACGCTGGCGCGGCGGGCGAAACGAGCGGCCGAAGCGGTGAACGAGCGACGCGTCCTCGTGCTCGCCGGCGACCGCGACACCGGGATCGACGCGGCCTACACGGCAGTCGAGGCGGCCCTCGGAGCGACCGAGGACGACGTCTCTGTCGTCTCGACGCGCGAGGGATTCCGGTTCGAGGAGCACCGGCCGCGGCGCGCTGACGGGCTCCTCGGTCGCACCCGCGAAGCCGTGGTGCTCGACTGCCACGAGCAGTTCGTGCCGAACGCGCTCGGCCGGTGTGTCGGGGCGGTCGACGGCGGCGGACTCTTGATCCTCGTCGCGCCGGCGCTCGACGCGTGGCCCGCGACGCGCGACCGCTTCGACGAGTCGCTCGCGGTTCCGCCGTACGCCCTCGACGACGTGGCCGGCCGCTTCCGCGAGCGGCTGGTCGACACGCTCCGAACCCACTCGGGAATCGCGATCGTGTCGCTGGGAGACGGTCCCGAGGGGCGCAACGCGCTCTCCCGCGACGCGCTCTCCGCGGACTCCGTGGGCGGTGGCGAGACGGTCTCGGAGACGCAGCCGCCGACTGCACCGCCGGACGCGACGTTCCCGACCGCGGCGTACGAGGCCTGTCTCACGGCCGATCAGGCGCGCGCCGTGCGGGCGTTCGAGCCGCTCTCGACTCCCGGAAACGCTGTCGTCGTCGAGGCGGATCGGGGTCGCGGCAAGTCGAGCGCGGCGGGCCTCGCCGCCGGCGCGCTGGCGCTTTCGGGCGCGGACGTGCTCGTCACCGCGCCGGCGGCGCAAAACGCCGCGGCGGTGTTCGCGCGCGCCCGAGAGCTTGTGAGCCGCGACGGCACCGACGACACAGAATCATCCGCGACCGCGGCGGCGGAGGCGACGCGCAACCTCGATGTCCCGGGCGGTGGGCGCGTCCGCTACCTGCCGCCGGCGGAGGCGTCGGAGATGCCCGGACGCCCGGACGTCGTGATCGTCGACGAGGCGGCCGCGCTGCCGGTACGACTGCTCGACCGCCTTCTCGATGCGCCGTCGATCGCCTTCTGTACGACGGTCCACGGTTACGAGGGGTCCGGGCGGGGGTTCGCTATCCGGTTCCGCGAGCGCCTGCTCGCGAGCCGGCTCGCGGTGCGAGACGTGCGGCTCGACGAGCCGATCCGGTACGCGCGCGACGACCCGATCGAGGCGTGGGCGTCGCACGCGCTCCTGCTCGACGCGCGGCCGGCGGTCGAGGAGGCGGTCGCGGGGGCGGCGGTTGCAGACGCGACGTATCGGCCCCTCGATCCGACCGAGTTAGTTGCGGACGAAACGCTCCTCGGCGAGGCGTTCGGCCTGCTCGTGGCCGCGCACTACAGAACGGAGCCGAACGACCTTGCGCGGTTACTCGACGCGCCGAACCTTCTCGCGCGGGCGCTCGTCGCCGACGGCCGGGTCGTCGCGGTCGCCCTGCTCGCGCGTGAAGGGGGCCTGGACGCGGCGACCCGCAGCGAAATGTACGAGGGCGAGCGCGTCCGCGGGAACATGGTGCCGGATCTGCTCACGAGCCAGCTTCGCGACGAGGCGGCCGCCGAACCGCGGGGCATCCGGACGGTCCGGATCGCGACCCACGCCGCCCTCCGCGACGAGGGGTTCGGATCGCGGCTGCTCTCCGAGATACACGCCGAGTTCGGGAGCACGGGCGGAGCATTCGAGGGCACGGACGCGGGGGTCGAGAGTACGGACGCCGAGTTCGGGAGCACGGACGCCGCCGGCGACGGCGTCGACTACTTTTCCGTCGGGTACGGCGCGACGCCTCGGCTGCTCCGGTTCTGGCGACGCGCGGGCTACCGGACGGTACACCTCTCGACCGTCCGTAACGACACCTCCGGCGAGCACTCGGCGGTCATGTTGCGGCCGGCCGGCGAGGCGGGAGCGGCTCTCCTCGATCGCCACGCCGACGCCTTCCGTGACCGGGAGCGAGACGGCCTCTCGGACGCTCACCGCGAGGTCGACGCCGACGTGATCCGCGGCGCGCTGCGCGCCTGCGCCGCGCCGGTCCCGATCGACCTGACGGACGCGGAGTGGCGCTCCGTGGTGGGCGCGTCGTTCGGGCCGGGAACCTACGACACCGCGCCGGGGGCGTTCCGCGACCTCGCGCTCGCGGCGCTGATCGAGGGTGACGGCGCGGACGACGCCGCACTCGACGACCGCGAGGAGCGCCTGCTGGTCCAGAAGGTGTTACAGGGCCGGAAAGCGGCGTCGGTGGCAGACGACCTCGGGTTCGTCTCGACGGCCGCCTGCATGCGCGCGCTCGGCGACGCGTACGTTCCGCTCGTCGAACGCTACGGCACGGAGCTCGCGCTCGCGGAGCGGGAGCGGTTCACGACCGAGTGA
- a CDS encoding UPF0179 family protein — protein sequence MTTVTLVGTRLADVGREFVYEGESPDCEGCPYRGQCLNLTEGTRYRVTGIRENAQTLDCAVHDAGVRAVEVEPAPVPATVPSKRAYAGSKASLAGPCPHTECPSHGYCVPDGADFGEERVIDQVLGEPPHDECALDRDLTLVEFRAEE from the coding sequence ATGACCACGGTCACGCTCGTCGGCACGCGGCTCGCAGACGTCGGCCGCGAGTTCGTCTACGAGGGCGAATCGCCCGACTGCGAGGGGTGTCCCTACCGAGGGCAGTGTCTCAACCTCACCGAGGGGACACGGTACCGCGTGACGGGGATCCGCGAGAACGCGCAGACGCTCGACTGCGCCGTCCACGACGCCGGCGTCCGCGCGGTCGAAGTCGAGCCCGCACCCGTTCCCGCCACCGTCCCGTCGAAACGAGCGTACGCCGGGAGCAAGGCCTCCCTCGCGGGACCGTGCCCGCACACGGAGTGCCCGAGCCACGGGTACTGCGTCCCCGACGGGGCCGACTTCGGCGAGGAGCGCGTGATAGATCAGGTGCTCGGCGAGCCGCCCCACGACGAGTGCGCGCTCGACCGCGACCTGACGCTGGTCGAGTTCCGCGCCGAAGAGTAG
- a CDS encoding nucleoside phosphorylase: MAKQPHLLVEDGDVHEIAIIPGDPGRVDRIADLCDDSELVAENREYRVVNASYEGVDLTICSTGIGCPSAAIAVEELSRVGVETFLRCGTCGALQPDMEVGDMVVATGAAKEEGTSKRYEDEVYPAVPDYGALTGLVEAAEDNDEEIHVGPIVSDDAFYNESDAYVDDWTDANLLAIEMEAATVFALARRKGLRAGAICTVDGNLVAGTQKGADSNDELPEKAKDNVERAIRITLNAVTSL; this comes from the coding sequence ATGGCGAAACAACCGCACCTGCTTGTCGAGGACGGCGACGTACACGAGATCGCGATCATTCCGGGCGATCCGGGCCGCGTCGACCGGATCGCCGACCTGTGTGACGACAGCGAACTCGTCGCGGAAAACCGCGAGTACCGGGTCGTCAACGCGAGCTACGAGGGCGTCGACCTCACGATCTGCTCGACGGGGATCGGCTGCCCGTCGGCCGCGATCGCCGTCGAGGAGCTGTCGCGGGTCGGCGTGGAGACGTTCCTCCGGTGTGGCACCTGCGGTGCGCTGCAGCCGGACATGGAGGTCGGCGACATGGTCGTTGCGACCGGCGCGGCCAAAGAGGAGGGGACGAGCAAGCGGTACGAAGACGAAGTGTACCCCGCGGTCCCCGACTACGGCGCACTCACCGGTCTGGTCGAGGCGGCCGAGGACAACGACGAGGAGATCCACGTCGGGCCGATCGTCTCCGACGACGCCTTCTACAACGAGAGCGACGCGTACGTCGACGACTGGACCGACGCAAACCTGCTCGCCATCGAGATGGAGGCCGCGACCGTCTTCGCGCTCGCGCGACGCAAAGGCCTGCGCGCGGGGGCCATCTGCACCGTCGACGGCAACCTCGTCGCGGGCACGCAGAAGGGCGCGGACTCCAACGACGAACTGCCCGAAAAAGCGAAGGACAACGTCGAGCGCGCGATCCGGATCACGCTGAACGCGGTCACGTCGCTGTAG